The Faecalibacter sp. LW9 genome has a segment encoding these proteins:
- a CDS encoding type I restriction endonuclease subunit R, with amino-acid sequence MASHYNEQALESSIEKFLVGVSLEDLKNEGKSLSVFNEENQVYVTANKYFIGSPSDFDKRYAIDTIRFWDFLESTQKDELDKLKVSSDWQLKILERFERMIKKKGLLHLLKKGLDVDNAHFTLFYEAPSASSAQSIKDNFKKNQFSITRQLRYSTVNTGEEIDMVIFINGLPFCTIELKNPWTGQTAAVQGIHQYKFTRDFKQPLLEFGRCLVHFAVDTDEVYMTTKLQGKDTFFLPFNKGNNLGKGNPVNPNGHKSAYLWEEVFQKENIAKIIQHFMLLEGADKDPLSKKFYIFPRYHQLDVVSKLIDDVQTNGVGGTYLIQHSAGSGKSNSITWTAFQLIELENTDGNPMFDSVIVVTDRRILDKQLRDNIKSFSDIKNIIGAAYSSNDLKLALEVGKRVIITTIQKFPHIIDSVDEMSDKRFAVIIDEAHSSQGGTAADKMNQVLGKLETNEDGEVDGQDLILRAMEARKMRSNASYFAFTATPKNATLERFGVKQDDGSFKPFHLYSMKQAIEEGFILDVLSNYTTYRSYYQLQKSIEDDPEFNTKKAQQKLKAFVERDQRTIEAKACIMIDHFVQQIYDRKLLKGKGKAMVVTQSIESAIRYYKEIKKILEEKNNPFKVVVAFSGTKIINGVEHTEAGMNGFPDTETKDKFDTDEYKILVVANKYLTGFDQPKLTAMYVDKKLQGVLCVQALSRLNRSNPKLGKKTEDLFVLDFFNDSEDIKRSFDPYYTSTSLSKATDVNVLHELKEELDDSGVYEWYEVEDFNTRFFKGEPAESLSPIIDVAAQRFNKDLELSDDQKADLKIKAKQFVKVYGQVAAIIPFEKLEWEKLFWFAKFLIPKMIVKRKEDEILDELLESVDLATYGIERVKLNEKLELDSDETTLDATGNLPRGAHTDDDKMRLEEIIRDFNERWFANWDATPEDKRQLFFTFTDKVVTHPDYETKYLNNPDEHTKQLAYKKIFDEVALSMRKFQIEFAKKLTDEHFKQDMLNSTQRFLRR; translated from the coding sequence ATGGCATCACACTATAACGAACAAGCACTAGAATCTTCGATAGAAAAATTCCTTGTAGGTGTTTCCTTAGAAGATTTAAAAAACGAAGGAAAATCCTTATCTGTATTTAACGAAGAAAATCAAGTCTATGTCACTGCGAACAAGTATTTTATTGGTTCGCCAAGTGATTTTGATAAACGATATGCGATAGATACCATTCGTTTCTGGGATTTTTTAGAAAGTACACAAAAAGATGAATTAGACAAACTAAAAGTTTCTTCGGATTGGCAGCTAAAAATCTTGGAACGCTTCGAGCGAATGATTAAGAAAAAAGGATTGCTACATTTACTTAAAAAAGGTTTAGATGTCGACAATGCTCACTTTACTTTATTCTACGAAGCTCCAAGTGCAAGTAGTGCGCAATCGATCAAAGATAACTTCAAGAAAAATCAATTTTCAATTACGCGTCAATTAAGGTATTCTACGGTAAATACGGGTGAAGAAATTGATATGGTTATTTTTATCAATGGATTACCTTTTTGTACGATAGAACTTAAAAATCCTTGGACAGGTCAAACAGCTGCTGTACAAGGAATTCATCAATATAAATTTACACGAGACTTTAAACAACCATTATTAGAGTTTGGTCGTTGTTTGGTGCATTTTGCTGTAGATACAGACGAAGTGTATATGACAACGAAATTACAAGGGAAAGATACGTTTTTCTTACCTTTTAATAAAGGAAATAACTTAGGGAAAGGAAATCCTGTTAATCCAAATGGGCACAAGTCAGCTTATTTGTGGGAAGAAGTTTTTCAAAAAGAAAATATTGCCAAAATCATACAACATTTTATGTTGTTAGAAGGTGCTGACAAAGATCCGTTAAGTAAAAAGTTTTACATCTTTCCTCGTTATCATCAGTTGGATGTGGTATCCAAATTAATTGACGATGTACAAACAAATGGCGTAGGTGGAACATATCTTATTCAACATTCTGCTGGATCTGGAAAATCAAACTCAATTACTTGGACTGCATTCCAATTAATTGAATTAGAAAATACAGATGGCAATCCAATGTTTGATTCTGTTATTGTAGTAACCGACAGACGTATATTAGATAAACAGCTGAGAGATAATATTAAGAGCTTTTCAGATATTAAAAATATTATTGGAGCTGCTTATTCATCCAATGATTTAAAACTCGCTCTAGAGGTCGGAAAAAGGGTAATTATCACAACTATCCAAAAATTTCCACATATCATAGACAGTGTAGATGAAATGAGTGATAAGCGATTCGCTGTCATTATTGATGAAGCCCATTCGTCTCAAGGTGGAACTGCTGCGGATAAGATGAACCAAGTTCTGGGGAAATTAGAAACGAATGAAGATGGTGAAGTGGATGGACAAGATTTAATTCTTCGTGCAATGGAAGCCAGAAAAATGAGATCTAATGCGTCCTACTTTGCTTTTACAGCAACGCCTAAAAATGCGACTTTAGAACGATTTGGGGTTAAACAAGATGATGGTTCATTTAAACCTTTTCATTTGTATTCGATGAAACAAGCGATAGAAGAAGGTTTTATTTTGGATGTTTTATCTAATTACACAACATACAGAAGTTATTATCAACTACAAAAATCAATCGAAGACGATCCTGAGTTTAATACAAAAAAAGCCCAACAGAAATTAAAAGCTTTTGTGGAACGTGACCAGCGAACAATAGAAGCAAAAGCCTGTATAATGATTGATCATTTTGTTCAACAAATTTATGATCGAAAATTATTAAAAGGGAAAGGGAAAGCAATGGTAGTAACACAAAGCATTGAATCAGCTATTCGTTATTACAAAGAGATCAAGAAAATTTTAGAAGAAAAAAATAATCCATTCAAAGTGGTCGTAGCATTTTCTGGAACAAAAATAATTAATGGTGTTGAGCATACAGAAGCTGGAATGAATGGATTCCCTGACACGGAAACGAAAGATAAATTTGACACGGATGAGTACAAGATATTAGTCGTTGCGAATAAATACCTTACAGGATTCGATCAGCCTAAATTAACAGCGATGTATGTGGATAAGAAACTACAAGGTGTTTTATGTGTACAAGCTTTATCTCGCCTAAATCGTTCGAATCCAAAATTGGGTAAGAAAACAGAAGATTTATTTGTGTTGGATTTCTTTAATGACTCTGAAGATATCAAACGATCATTCGATCCTTATTATACCTCAACATCGTTGTCTAAAGCAACTGATGTGAATGTGTTACACGAATTGAAAGAAGAACTTGATGATTCTGGCGTGTATGAATGGTACGAAGTGGAAGATTTTAATACCAGATTTTTTAAAGGTGAACCAGCGGAATCGTTAAGCCCAATAATTGATGTTGCTGCTCAACGTTTTAATAAAGACTTAGAATTAAGCGATGATCAAAAAGCTGATCTGAAAATTAAAGCAAAGCAATTTGTTAAGGTGTATGGACAGGTAGCAGCAATTATTCCATTCGAAAAATTGGAATGGGAAAAATTATTTTGGTTTGCCAAATTCTTAATTCCTAAAATGATTGTGAAGCGCAAGGAAGACGAGATACTTGATGAATTACTAGAGTCAGTTGATCTTGCTACTTATGGTATCGAACGAGTTAAATTAAATGAAAAGCTGGAATTAGATTCTGATGAAACCACATTAGATGCAACAGGTAATTTACCACGAGGCGCACATACTGATGATGATAAAATGAGATTAGAAGAAATTATTCGTGATTTTAACGAAAGATGGTTTGCCAACTGGGATGCTACTCCAGAAGATAAACGTCAATTATTTTTTACATTTACGGATAAAGTTGTCACTCATCCAGATTATGAAACAAAATATCTCAATAATCCAGATGAACACACCAAACAATTGGCGTATAAGAAGATATTTGATGAAGTTGCGTTGAGTATGCGTAAATTCCAAATAGAATTTGCAAAGAAGCTAACTGATGAGCACTTCAAACAAGATATGCTGAATAGTACACAAAGATTTTTAAGAAGATAA